One genomic segment of Bacteroidota bacterium includes these proteins:
- a CDS encoding 4Fe-4S dicluster domain-containing protein has protein sequence MAIHITEDCINCGACEPECPNNAIYEGGVEWAFTDGTTVKGMVKRLDGSEIDADQKMPPIAEDIYYIVPDKCTECMGFHEEPQCAAVCPVDCCLPDPEHVETEEVLLAKKAKMHL, from the coding sequence ATGGCCATACATATTACAGAAGATTGCATCAATTGCGGAGCCTGTGAACCCGAGTGCCCGAACAATGCAATTTATGAGGGCGGAGTAGAATGGGCTTTTACCGATGGAACTACGGTGAAGGGAATGGTTAAAAGATTAGATGGTAGTGAAATAGATGCCGATCAAAAAATGCCTCCTATTGCTGAAGATATTTATTATATAGTTCCTGATAAATGCACCGAATGCATGGGATTTCATGAAGAGCCGCAATGTGCTGCTGTTTGTCCTGTGGACTGCTGCTTACCGGATCCGGAGCATGTGGAAACGGAAGAGGTGCTGCTTGCCAAAAAAGCAAAAATGCATTTATAA